One Antedon mediterranea chromosome 1, ecAntMedi1.1, whole genome shotgun sequence genomic window, CTATATTGTCACCATGGCAAAACTGCCCTGATTTCAGGTTTCTCCCAACCATCTGCGCATGCCCCAGACGTCCATATGTCATGCATACTAAATCAAGGCGCCCGTAGATGGTTGGTATGTTCAGGTCATTCATTCATTGGCCAGCCCCCTGGGGTCGATACTACAATATTAAACAATGGATATGCCAGAGGTTACCGGACTCTGCAAACTGGGAAAATTTGTTACTAAAATCCAGTTTTGCCTATATTTAACAAACAAGCTACTAGTAGAGTAGTAGTAAcctaaatattaaatcattcaTTTAGATGTTTTTTccatgtaataataataatctggaGAAATTTTCCTTATTAGCAGGAAGTAAGAGATGACTCAAAATATCGGGGAAttgtaataaacaatattattatacagattATTAAAGGTGCCCCACGCATTGATATTGTTGCACTGGACTATAGTCGTGCATTTGATTCCATTTCGCACTCTACAATGATTTCCAAACTGAAAAGAACCTATGGAATTGGTGGTTCCATGTTGCCTTGGTTGGAATCATTTTTAACTGAACGTTTTTTAACGGAAAGATGTCCGGCAAGAGTTGCGTAATATCAGGGGTTCCTCAGGGGTCTGTGCTTTGACCCCTGTTATTTAACATATATGTTAATGATCTACATATGCACCTACGTGCAAAACCATATCAATATACAGAGACGACACTTGCATTGCTAAATGTATAATGACGGAGGAAGATAGTTTATCTCTGCAACAGGACATTGACACGATCTCCTGGTGGTCAGCACTTAATTCACTTTCCATTAACCCTAATAAATGTCAAGTGCTGTCATTGTCCAGAAAACGAGATCCCGTTGTTCCATCTTGCATTCTAAATGGACATGAACTCATGAATGTTAATGACATTACGTTACTTGGTGTGGTAATATCCCATAATTTGTCATGGGCACATCAGGTAGATTATGTAACTTTGAAATGCAATAGGATGTTAGGTTTTATACGATCAATTGCCACAGGTTGTTCTACATCTGTTTTACTTAAACTTTATAAAGGTCTTGTTCTTCCCCATATTCAATATTGCTCCCCTGTTTGGTATCCTTATCGTCAATgtcatattaataaaattcaaaGAAGGGCAAGTCGATTTATCCTTCATCAACGAATCTTAGATCAGCCATATTCTGACCGATTAACTAGACTGAATTTGATGACAGCTGAATCAAATTGAGATTATTTTAccgttatttttgttacaaatatattgtataaattacagaatagttttattttaaatatgttgacTATCAATTGTAGGCATTTGGATGTTCTAACTTTTAAACATCTTGCATCCAAAACTGATAGGAAAGCATTGTATCCCAACCAGATTTATTCGTTTGTGGAATTCACTACCGGTCAATATTAAAGACGCCTTTGTATGCGGAAGTTgggtacaatttaaaaacatgttaatggaccactttaaaaatactatgcctctttaatgtatataattatggtattaatattacatatttacattgttttatgttttaatgtatgcTTTGAGTGCTGGTGTGGCACACCTTATGGCGACAGTGGTCCTTTGACCTCTTTTGCCACTCCTTGGCACACTCAaagtttatgtattgttttaatgttgctaaaattaataaaataaaattattaactgTTCACTTTTCTTCCCTTAGAATTTTGTTTACCAGTTCAGTATTAAATTTAGCAGAGTTGGTAGCACTGCGACCTGATTTGTCTCGGCTGACCAAGATTGTTTACTTCCATGAAAACCAGCTGGTTTACCCTGTCCGAAAACAAAAAGACAGAGATTTTCAATATGGatataatcaaataataacctggtactgtatatttattgttagtttttaaatttatagtaGGGAATTGAGAAGGACAGCAGGGGTGGATCCACGATTTTGAAATATAGGGGTGGGGAGAGGGAGGCTCAGACACAAGCATTTGAGCGTTCGGTAAATACGACCCCTAGATAGTCAGAAATGGTACTCGCACacaaaatttatgataaaatggCACCTCCCACTAATCTAGTTGGCCCGCCGCGGGAAGGACGTTTGTATCATGCGCAGAAAACAGcaaaacgatcatactttttCTGGCTGGTAAACACAGTGACGTAACATTTTTTGCATATGTTGCGCATGTTCTGTGTGTAGGTAACTGCTGATTGTTTGATCGTACTTTACACAGTGTTGTGTTTTAATGGTAATTTTAAAGTTGTCATCCTGAATACTTACAGACTATTCCCcttgattttcagaaaatcaatATATTGTTGACGTCGCAAATGCTTATTTCTGCAGTTATCTTTATCTctctttattttgaaaagtattttgcTCAGTCCATAATTTATTCTTCTATCTATGCCCAGATGAGGTCAATATTTATATGCAAAGGAaaactttatactgtataaaatttatttaatgttaatttacatttttcttttagtttAACTGCTGACATTGTTTTATTCAACTCAAAATACAACATGGAATCTTTCTTGTCATCAATTGggacatttttaaaacttatgCCTGACTTCCGTCCTAAAGGCCTCGCTGAAAAGATACGACCAAAATCAAAAGTGTTGTATTTTCCAATAGAATTTCCAATAATGAATGATCCAATAGCAGATGTTATGGAAGGACTGACGTTAGCGGAACAGGCCAGTTCATTACATGGAAGTCAGGAGGTGTTTGAAAAATCCAAAGACAGGGCTATTAAATCAGGTGTCACCGGAGAACAGACAGTTTATAGCTGCAGTTCAGTTTTATCACAATTGTCATCCCCATTAAAAATAGTATGGGCTCATAGATGGTACAGTCCTAGTGCATTTTTTGACTGCATCACTTATTTAGACTGCTATAATCATTTGAGTGCTATGCTTATTTAGTctgctatacttattgacactgctatacttatttacagtgctgtacttatttgactgctgtacttatttgactgctatacttatttgactgctatacttatttacactgctgtacttatttacactgctatacatatttacactgctatacttattgacactgctgtacttatttacactgctatacttatttacactgctgtacttatttgactgctatacttatttgactgctatacttatttactctgctgtacttatttacactgctatacttatttacactgctatacttattgacactgctgtacttatttacactgctatacttattgacactgctatacttatttacactgctgtacttatttacactgctatacttatttacactgctgtacttatttacactgctgtacttatttacactgctgtacttatttacactgctgtacttatttacactgtcTGAATTTTTACTATTTTGTGCTTAGTTTACCTggattttcacgctgctgctctagcccgctacgtcccattaggactactcaatcagaagctaaagcaagcagcagttatagttctaaggacagacagttttgtgaaaatggaaactccactataatttattgattccagctgctacagtagacccaaaaaacgtctgggaaagagtctattaggacatgtcatgctaaaattacaaatctctaataagcatttctggtatattcactgtcagatcattgaattattatcgaaacagtccattaaagtttgtgtttgtaataggatacttcacaattgaaatatctagggtgatgaagtgacccccagatttgaccttagcaataaaattaactaaagtgacagaaattgagtattcacttctgtaacaaaaaaaataatatttattcacatataaaaaaagaaaagaaacccaaaaaccattgtctgacagacaatttaagtatttgttgctttaaattacatttttttcaggtaaaataactattatgtgacaataaaatgacacattcaaaaacatttaaaataaaaaatatttttcaataagcgagcagcgttttttgtaagaaatatttcttgtttagtaGTGGTacttattcacatttttttccTTTTGTAGGGAACACGACAAGAATCCTGACCTTTTTTTTAGAACACTTTATAAACTTCTAGATAGTGGGGAAGACTTCAGGATTTCTGTTCTTGGGGAACATTACTCAGAAATTCCAGGTAATTATAAAGTCAGTAGAGGGCagtgttaaaaaatattgtctgcgatttaaagggggattctgggtttaaaattgcttttaaatatcgtttatttattaaataaaaaatattataacaatatagacatgtcagaatgaagaagtaataacgagaaattaaaaaaattaaatttcatatacattttagggcaaattcatggaaagtctgtttttcagcagcttagggaagttcattaatattcatgagatattcacaaaatcacgtcatcagtggattccaaactcgcgacgtcaagcttgtacgttgtgttctctctcccctgtcaaacgacgaccactcgatcattgtgaaatacattttttgtagattttctaagctaggcctaaagtgtaataataacagtagtagcatatatttatttgacatttaatgaaatacaaaatttaggacagattacggagtcataaattatactatttttatacctcgaatagtacagatcgtatatcggcttcacgtactaggctaggcctggataagcaagcctgcgagctacagcgattttaattgtttttgcttatccttgcctccttagattttcacctgtcttgtttttgttaccttgttttaaatgtatttcgattttaaaggctaaataaagaatgaatgaatgaatgaaggcctagcctaaatcattttattcatgggtgagagccatttctgactagggattccatgccacgatggctacgttaaaacattggggccatcattcatgggcctagctagcctattactaaacgattggcccataaataacaaaagtcAGTGGaatccaaacccatcctatcaaccaaactcctaaacaatctaaacctaaaacgttctacaaaaatcggctgtaaatattgaggcaaaacaaggtccgatcgccgtccgcacgtatggtgtcccgatcgtctaataagtaggcctgaaataggcctagtttactctccaaaaaagcggatactgcatcaagcaagtagaccggtagtaggaaggagacctagcctatccggcccagttaaaaattgagctaactagtgtagtagaccctatgcgaattgatactaccaggccttttactataggctacacttgttaaaattagcaatactgtactcatgtttacaaattttccaactctctcattcgagctatattatctataccattccggtaggtcgagtcgaccttcaatcaaatactgtaatttagacggggtatactcgacccgaacagtttggtattgtatactgtatctgcttatcacgtgacgatgccaggcatgggcagagagagcacgtgtatcgtcgtctcgctctcctcgctcagcaggaatgtatacgttacgcttcattgattttgaaggctttccctaagtcagtgcgaaaatcggcaaacgtaaagtgcaaacttatctaatttttcactgttttgatggattttcatagaaaattgactttataaatgggaagaccgactaaaattacatcagataagtataattttacaaaagtaattgatatggttaatgataacgagtcgtcggaagattgaccatttcacgaatttcctattctgtaaccacattgtgattttgccgtagctgcacttgtaatctggcctcatttcacagccttcgttctgcttcactgggcgcttatataaattgaaacttttaccgttcaagagacaaacaaatatattttacattttttactattcattttaaacccggaacccccctttaaaaacattaaatatcatttatttgtgCTGCCACTGTTTAACATTCCTAAAGAAGCTAGAATAAATTATGGTACTATTGTTCAAATTCGATAAAATCAGTAGAGGGCagtgttaaaaaatattgtctgcgatttaaaaatattataaaatatatcatttatttgtaCTGCCACTGTTTAACATTCCCAAAGAAGCTAGAATAAATCATAGTATTGTTCACTAGTCTCTGAATTACACATGTGCACTAGAGATCagattgatacgccctcatctttcagtattttaattCACAAAGTGGGATCTACCTGTTTTTATATAGATATTTTCACTGAGGCTTATGAGAGTCTGAAAGATAATATAGTTCATTGGGGTTATCAGCAGTCAAAAGAGGACTACTATCAAGTATTGATAGAGGGCGATGTTGCTGTATCAACGGCCAAGCACGAGTTTTACGGTGTTGCAATGTGagtagttttaattattgtttaacagTTCGATTAGGCCCTCTACAGACACAGAAGCCATGGTCCAGTGCCTATCATAAACGACAGGAGCTGAAATGGACCAGTACATTGGGGTAACCCCCTAAACTCTACCgtaagatgttttttttaatgtacacaAGGCCCATGGACTCCAGTTTTAAGTTTTTTCCAAGATGTCTTGTTGTAGCACCAGAATAATATTCAAGGAGAGCCTGGAACCTGTACTGATGTTATGGCTTTATTTTTTGGCGCCCCTAAACCAAAAGACAAGATCACCTAAAATTTAAGTATTTAAAGTTTACAATACTTGGTGTTGTATAATATGGAATAGCCACCCAGGTAAAAATTCCAGTTGAAGACCAGTTGGGAAATTTCCCAGTTGGGAATTTTCCCTGTTGTGAATTGAGACAATTACCAGTTGTGAATTTCCCAGTTGTGAATTTTCCAACTGGTCTGATAATCCCAGTTGTAAATTTTACCAGTTGTAAATTTCTCAACTGGTCTGATAATCCCAGTTGTGAATTTTCCAACTGGTCTGATCAATCCCAGTTGTAAATTTTCCCAGTTGTACATTTTTCCCAGTTGAGAATTTTCCCAACTGGTAAATTTcagtataaaaacaaattacacaaaCTACAGAACTTAttgtttaactgtttattttattaactttaatatttacaattacagtagTTACTTTCAATTCTGCAGTACTGTAGTTAATTACCCCACAAAGGTCTTAACGACCTGCATAACCCCTACATCTACACAAATGTCAGCATATCCCTGCCGTTTCCTTTTTACAGGTCCATGAAAATGGAGATCTAGCATTTATTCAGTAATATATTTATGAAGTTATGGCCACCTTCTTTATTTAGTCATGTTGACAAAATTAGTCCTGAAagagaaaaaccaaaacaaattgattaaataaacaatatactgGTAGTACAAGGAATAAATCAAATTCAAATCTCAAGTATCAATTTATAtactgttttactgaaaaaggaagatggaatcatatattaatcaatttattaattaatgattatcCAAATTATGTTCTCTACAagcaatagagagaaatggcgaaccgcgatgacgtcactcaaatttcaccgagtgggtatagattgtaaacaaaccatttcgccacatgtttttgtatgggaaattccgatgggttgagttaaaaagggaggtagaaaagaacgtttaaaacacacataatagcagtatcttttttttttgcaacacccttatcaattttaatgttatatgggcaaatcttaacatattttattttaatttggattgaattaagacgcgtttttgttatatactgtacccagcTCTAGGCCCTAGATAGTTGGCATGTATGCTGTAGTACCTCGAGCCTAGCACGGATTATCggttattataaaaataataatattggaaattcgTTATTGCGTACTGTACtcactactactactttagctAGGGTGCTGCTAGGCGTCTCCTAGCTAGGTAGTAAGACTAAATAGAGCCTCTCTATAGTAGATGTAGGACTAGCATTAGTTTCAGCTTGACAACTGCCATTTTGTTTATGTGGCTAGTGATGCTTCCTGCAGGGGGGCTACCGCCAGTAATGATGCTTGACAACACCAttctactataatactataggccaagtctaatgtagacctacagatatgagatatttttaggaatatgattgtgaatgatggatgacttttatacatatttcattgatttattgtgtaaatacacaaatacaacaagaattatgagcgttacagcaacaacattggttagacaacgccatgattcacgtgtataaacataggaaatgtgtcgccctcaacggtttgttatgattttatacccactcggattttagacgtgcgtcggttcgccatttctctctattgaaGATGAGTATCATTTCACTTTAGTTTGTCCCttttattcagatattagaactaaatatattttcattttatacaaataacccctctaaattaaaatatatttatcttatgtctACTACAAATATCTCATTACTAAGcttggaaaatatatatatttttttcattttaacgtAGAACAGAATTCTTAAACGCACTCTAATGTTATTGATTGAAttgttacattgtatattatttgggccaaaAGCCatataaataactatttttttgGATCATTCCAAGAAAGaaagtatacataaatatatttacccTTCAAATTGTACTGCTGTACTTTTTTGGTTGGTTTATAGCCTTGTTGGTTGTATTCAAGTAAACTGGAAATCACCTGCAATTGTGTATGAAAAAAATTGAAggaaaattaagaaatatagaATATTTAGTTTAAGGAAACGGAGACAGACTAAAACAGCATGGATTAGTTTGCTTTATTATTAGattagtaggctagcctaggcttagGATATGTTAAAATAGCAGCCATGCATGTCATCACGACACTAGCTAGAGTAGTGATAATACAACATGCAGaacagtagtagtactactgtagCTAGTTTGGGCCTACAACTACTAGAGGCCTAGGGCTAGACTTTAGAGGCCTAGGGCTAGACtttagaggcctagcctagtaggccaaaataacaaaagtgATCATGAATGAATGGAAATAAATCTCGTTTGTGTGGTAATGACATGTAGGCTAATAATaggttaataatatagtattgttGGGCTTTGTTTCTAGCCTACTATAGGCTAGTACTATGTAGAGGCCAATAAGACAATTTGCGGTCGTACACAGCCATGTAATCAATCAGCTAGCAAGGTGGGGCAAGCCAAGGCTAAAgtagtccagatccctatgtcaaaaaaagtgccttcgtgtgcagatcatggggaaagtctaaacattgtgttttatgaatattttaatcatgctggttataaaaacccatgttgtcaaatttctaaaattcatctttgacctctgacctcaatttgattgttttgacccattgaaaacaaaatgatcatatctttgcaacgcttacattaaatgaaataattttagtgtcaaattatttgggaggtgcatattaatattcgttctaatgaaaaagtttgtccaaaaatgcctggaagtatgatttttggcatatttgacctttgacctacatatcatataactccgtaactaatagttggacaaactttaaatagggctcaaattaatctgaaggtatatgtttctattcagtctaataagaactttttcaagaaaatgacccgaaatatttttattgacctttgacctgtactgctagtacacatttctataatctcaaaaactattggccgtaaaatggttgttttgtgaaatggttcgaaaaatttacatttatatgttgtataataacaacattttatagaaatgtaaaagaattttatttatgatcactaactttgtaatttattaacatcactagcatttgttataatattaaaatgtgtcatatttgctgattttaagcacttcacatgaatttatcagaaaatatgtgtatttaatataaagtttatttttttttatataaagaaaatttaattatctatcaaataagactattttcaaattattatggctaaaacttaataagatacaggcaaaaaagtgtatttttacttatgtaaacagcgccctcaatcttcattttttcccaaaaaataccacatttttatgTGGTTTCATGAACTTAGCTGGTTgtaactttttaaaagatttgttGTCAGTGACGTGTAACTTACATACACCTTCTACCATATACTAAGTAAGTTTCtgagataaaatgaaaacaatatttttatagctTGATATTTTTCCTGAGGTTATTACATGGTGCATGCTAAAAAAGATTTTGATTTTGTGCTAAAAATCCATCTTTTTGGTCCAGTACAAACAATCTTGTACAGCCATTCTTACACAAACagcatattttattggaaagataatcataatatctatccaataaaatatgaattttgtgtattaatatCTGCTAGATAGCTTTTATTAAACCAAAAAGATGGACTTTTAgctcaaaattaaaatattttttttttgtgtgtatcaTGTATAACctcaacaaaaatatcaagctattggaatatttttctcaattttttcAGAAACTGACCTAGTACGTTATAAAAGAGGTATGTAAATTACAGGTTACTGTAAAAAGTctttaaaacaaagttataacctGTTAAGTTCaggaaaacacataaaaatgtggtattttttgggaaaaaatgaagattgagggcgctgttcacacaagtaaaaatacacttttttgcctgtatctaattaagttttagccataataatttgaaaatagtcttatttgatagacaattaaattttctttatataaaaaaaaaaaactttatattaaatacacataattctgataaattcatatgaagtgcttaaaatcagcaaatataacacattttaatattataacaaatgctagtgatgttaataaattataaagttagtgatcataattagaattcttttacatttctataaaatgttgttattatacaacatataaatgtaaatttttcgaaccatttcacaaaaacaaccattttacggccaatagtttttgagattatagaaatatgtactaccagtacaggtcaaaggtcaataaaaatatttcgggTCATTTTCTTGTAAAAGTTCTTATAggactgaatagaaacatataccttcagattaatttgagccc contains:
- the LOC140041181 gene encoding tRNA-queuosine alpha-mannosyltransferase-like; protein product: MTEEDSLSLQQDIDTISWWSALNSLSINPNKCQVLSLSRKRDPVVPSCILNGHELMNVNDITLLGVESIVSQPDLFVCGIHYRSILKTPLYAEVGILFTSSVLNLAELVALRPDLSRLTKIVYFHENQLVYPVRKQKDRDFQYGYNQIITCLTADIVLFNSKYNMESFLSSIGTFLKLMPDFRPKGLAEKIRPKSKVLYFPIEFPIMNDPIADVMEGLTLAEQASSLHGSQEVFEKSKDRAIKSGVTGEQTVYSCSSVLSQLSSPLKIVWAHRWEHDKNPDLFFRTLYKLLDSGEDFRISVLGEHYSEIPDIFTEAYESLKDNIVHWGYQQSKEDYYQVLIEGDVAVSTAKHEFYGVAMLEAVHCGCLPLCPNQLVYPEIFPKHVQNDIQNDHHTVIVF